The window GAATACCCATCGGGTTCCCCTTGAAGGTTCCCAGGGTAGACCACAGATGCGTGTAGTCATTGCTACCCACGTTATGGGCAATCTGTGCCTTCAGGTTGGTCCAGCCACCCGCCTCGATGAGCCCAAGGATAGGAATGAGCGCAGCACCTGCCCAGATGAGCACGAACTGCAGCACCTCGTTGATGATGGCCGAACGCAGTCCACCCAACATCACGTAGATCGCCACGGTGATCGCACCAATCCAGATAGAGAAGGTGATGTTCCATCCCAGCACTGTCTGCATGACCACAGCCATGGCGTACATGTTCACGCCACTCATCAGGATGGTCATGAACCCGAAGCTGATGGCGGCCAGTCCGCGCGCACCCTCACCAAACCGTAACTGCAGGTACCCCGGCACCGAGTGTGTCTTGGAGATGTAGTAGAACGGCATCATCACGATGCCCAGGAACAGCATGGCAGGGATGGCGCCTATCCAATACCAATGCGTCGCCAGGATACCGTACTGATAGGCAGACCCCGCCCACCCCATCAGCTCCAGCGACCCCAGGTTCGCCGAAACAAAACTGAGGCCGGCAATCCAGGCGGTCATCTCACGGCCAGCGAGAAAGAACTCTTCGCTCGTATTAGTGCCGCCCTTCACATAGAAGCCGATGAACAGCACCATGACGAAGTACAGCGCGAGGATCACAATGTCGATCCCGGAAAGATTCGTTAGCTGTGAGGCAAGCAGTGTCGCCATCACAGGGTGAGCAAAGGGCATTCCCTATTTCTCCTTGAGACAGACAGTGTGCCCCATAAGGGAGTCTCTGCGCCAGAGACGAAAGTTAAGCCATCTTCCGCTTTGCACTTCAACCTTCAGGTTTTCTGCCATCCTGCGCCGAAATCACCTACAAAAAGCTGGTCTACACTCGCGACTATCAATAATTCGCTTCTCAGCAAAAATACTTTAGAAGGTCGTACCACGGGGCTATTCTTCGATCCCCGGAGCCTATCTGTAGCAGCATGATTCTGGCATTGAATTCCGCTCACTACTTCGATTTCTCCCCATTAAGCCCCGATTCTTCCTCTGTGGAAATAACAAAATCCTCATTTTCATCTTGACAGTCGCATTTGTGGTTCCTATATAGTTTGCGCCGCGTACAAAACCAGCGCTTGTATCGCTCCAGAAAGCTGGAGATCTCATTTGCGCGCTGGTTCCACTTTTCGCGGTGCGCATGTAGTACGCGGAAAGATTTAGAGGGGGTCACATGAAGCGTGGAATCATCATCCCGATCGTTCTCGCCTGCGTTTCAGCAGCAGGTGTGGCAAGGGGCCAAGTAACCGATAGCCAATCCATCTCAGGAACCGTGACAGATGCAACCGGCGCGTCCGTTCCTGGTGCGTCCGTAACGGTCACAAACGAAGCGACAAAAATCTCTGTCACGGTGAAGACGAATGGGGACGGTCTGTATAACGCCCTAAACCTTCCCGTGGGCACCTACACCATTTCCACCACGATGGATGGCTTCAAGAAGTCCGTCGTTACCGGCGTCGCTCTAGACGTGGGTGCGAAACCCGCTGTGCCCGTACAGCTTCAGGTCGGCGCCGTGGGCGAATCGGTTGAGGTCAAAGCCGAAAGCGTGATGATCCAGACCACCACTGCGGAAATCGGCGGCGTTGTCACCAGCACGGAAGCCACACAGATTCAGCTCAACGGTCGCAACTACATCCAACTGATCACCCTGCAGCCCGGTGTTTCGCAGACGGTGGCCAGTGGTTTTGCCATCTCCGGAACTTATGGCGTCAACGGCAACTCGCAATCCGTTAACGGTATCCGTACCGACTCGATGAATTTCTTCATCGACGGTGTAGACAACAAGGACAACGGTGGTGGCGGCAACAATTTCGTCAACATCTCGCCTGATTCCCTGCAGCAGTTCCGCAATGTAGCATCCGCCTATGACGCCAGCTATGGTGGCTCGTCGGGTGCGACGGTATCAGTGGCTATCAAGAGCGGCGGCCAGAGCTTCCACGGCAACGCGTACGAATACATCCGTAACGATGCCATTCAGGCCTATCCCTTCCGCGCGTTGAGTTCATACAGCGTTGCGCCGGTAAAGGCACCGCTTCGCTACAACGATTTCGGATGGACTCTCGGCGGTCCCATTTATATCCCTGGTCACTTTAACGCCAGCAAGGAAAAGCTGTTCTTCTTTGCCGGACAAGAGTACAAGCGGCTGCGCACGTCCACCGTACAGAATGTAACCGTCCCCACTCCAGCCGCGATTGCAGCTGCGATCGCAACAGGGCCAAGCACCGCTACGGGGCGCGCCATTGCGGCGAGCATTCTACAAGACCCAAGCGGTAACTTCCGATATCTGAGCCTTGGCAACAACGATCAGTCGGAATGGCTAATCAAAATTGATTACCACATGAATGAGAAGAACCAATTCAGCGGTTCTTATGTTCACGACAACGTAAAGGTAGTGGGTAATCCGACAAACTTTGTCATCTATGATCGCCTGATCCCTGGCCTTACATCCAATGCACGCTGGATTCACACATTCAATTCGAGAATGGTGAATACGGCGGTCGGCTCCTTCTCTGGCAACATCATCAACGAAGGCGTGAACATCCGCCCCAATCCGCAGTTTGGGAAATCTGTCCAACGCGCGGACTATGGCATGACATATGCCACTCTGTACAACGCGTCCACATACATCCCGCAGACCACCATCTCGGGTTATGGCAATCCCGGCACGACCCCACGTCAGTTCGACAACTATCAGCGCATTTACGCCTTGAAAGATGACCTATCGATTGTCGTAGGAAATCATTCGATGAAGACAGGTGCTTACTTCTGGCGCGCCCGCAAGAACCAGACCGCACCGCCGCAGTTGAACGGCGCATTCACGTTCTCCAACCTGGCGGGCCTTGTTGCCGGCAATTTTGCCAGCTACACCGAAGGCAGCAACATTCCTCAAATCCAGGCCCGTTTCACGCAATTTGAAACATACTTCCAGGATGACTGGACCCTCAGCCGACGTCTTACTCTCAACATGGGTTTGCGCTGGCAGTACATGCCACCAATCGCAAGCTGGCCGAACAATACCGCCTTCTTCGATCCGAACTTCTACGACCCTACAAAGGCTGCTACGGTTAGTGGAACGACCGGCTTGATCACTTCGAATCCGGCGCCCTACAACGGTTTGATTCTTCCCGGAACCGGGTTCTCAGACAAGGCGAAGCAGGTAGTGGCTCCGAACGTTTACAACAACCCGCAAGTGACAGCTTTGTTCCACAATCTGCCCGGCGGCATTATCAACAGTGTCTACAACACGTTTGCTCCGCGCGCAGGCTTTGCATATGACTTGACCGGGAAACAAGACACCGTGGTCCGGGGCGGCTACGGCATGTCTTACGAACGTGTGGAAGGTAACTATATCTACGGTGCAGCTTCACAGTTGCCCTTCGTGGCGGTCGCCAACCTCGCAAGCGCGGGCAACGCAGATGCACTTGGTTCAGTTGGCACCTCGGCTGCGCCGCAGAACATAGGAAACTCAGGCGATCGTAACCTGAATCCACCCCGTATTCACAACTACAGTATTGGCGTTCAGCACAAGCTGTTCAACAATACCTCGGTAGAAATGAACTACGTCGGTTCGCACGCATCCAACCTGACGTATCGCAAGAACCTGAACCAGGGTGCAGCAGGCATCGAACAGGCGAATCCAAGCGTAGCGCGAAATGCGCTGCGACCCTACAAGGGCTACGGTGAGATCTACCAGTATTCCAACGGGTCGCATTCAAACTACAACTCTCTGCAGGCGCGCTGGCAAACACGCTTCAATCAAGGTGGTCTGGTAAGTCTGGCGTTTACATGGTCGAAATGCCTTGCCATGGGATCTTCGTTCGACTATCAGCCGCAGGACAGCACGAATCTGGCAGCGGATTACGGCCCATGCACTTTTAATCAGCCGAAGATCTTCGTGGCCAGCTATGTGTACCCCCTTCCCTTCTGGCAACACTCACAGGAGTGGTACAAGAAGGCCTTGGGAGGCTGGCAGGTTTCGGGTATTACACGTATCGCCAATGGCCTTCCAATTAACATCATCCAACCCTCAGGTCTCTCGGTTGCCGGCAACCTGGTCACCACAGCCAACGTTGCGCAGCGTCCGAATCTTGTACCGGGTGTAAGCCCCTACGCGCACAACGGCAAGCAATATCTGAACTACAACGCGTTCGTTCAACCTGCCGCCGGCACATACGGCAATGTCGGTTATGCCGCCATCAAGGGACCGCTGTTCAACAACTGGGATGTGGCTCTGCAGAAAAACATTCCCATTCACGAATCGATCGGTGCAGAGTTCCGCGCCGAGATGTTCAATGCGCCAAACCATCTCTCCCCGTTCGCCGTGGGTGGAACTTTGGGCTCGGTGCAACCGAACGGGACCTATCAACCCAACTACAGCTCCACCGGAACGTACCAGAACTCATTCGGACAGATCACCTCAACGGCTGATCCTCGTACGATGGAGTTCGTACTTCGCATCAACTTCTAACAATCATTCCCTCCAGGAGGCCCCGGGACATCCGGGGCCTTTTCTTTTCTTCCTACTCAATAAACCCGAGGCGCATTATTGCCTTTATTTACTGGGAATTTTGTGAACCATACTGCTTGACACGCGCAACAACGCAACCCTATATTTCCAGACAAGAAATAAATCTTTCTGCCCTCTTTTCATCTGCGATTGCCTGGGAACACGTTGGCGGTCGATGTCACTGCTGTACGGGATACGCAAGAACGGAAACCTTGTGATGAATCTGTTGACGAAATGTGCTGTTCCAGCCGCACTGCTGACGATGGCATTTGCTTCCCTTCCAAACCTCAACGCACAAAACGCGAATGCTCCACGTCCTCAGGGCGCACGGCCACAGGTCACTGTAGGATCGCAGGGCCCCATGCCCGTGCATGCAAAGTTCACCGAACAACAGATTGAAAACGGTGGAACGCTGTTTCTGCAGAACTGCGCGTTTTGCCACGGCAAGGATGCCAGTGGCGGCGAGAGTGGTCCGGATCTGACGCGCTCGAAAGTCGTGTCGGGCGACAAGGAAGGTGAAGGCATTGGTCAAGTAGTGCGCAATGGTCGGCTCGATAAAGGCATGCCGCGCTTTAACCTTGGCGACTCCGAGATCCTCAGCCTGGTCGCTTTCATCCATTCGCAGCAGGACAAGGCGATGTCGCAGACCGGCAACCGCAAAGGCGTGGAAGAGAGCGACCTGCACACCGGCAATGCCGAGGCGGGCAAGAAGTACTTTGAGAGCACTGGCGGGTGCGTGAAGTGCCATTCAGCGACCGGCGATCTTGCCAAGGTGGCCACGCGTTATAGCGGCCTGCAGTTGCTGGAACAGATGCTGTATCCACGGCAGGCGAAGCCCACGGTATCCGTAAAGACAGCCGGCGGCCAAAGCTACGACGGCCCGCTGGAGTATCAGGATGAATTTCATATCGGCATGAAGGACAGCTTCGGCGTGTATCACTCCTGGCCTGTCTCTGCGGTGACGTTCAAGGTGAACAATCCTGCGGAACAGCATGTGGAGATCATGAGCCGATACACCGACAAGGACATGCACGACGTCCTCGCCTACATTCAGACATTGAAGTAATTCAGGGGTTCCCGTGAAGCATTGGTTTAAGAGCGTTCGAGTCCTATCGCTGGTTGCGGTGTGTGCGCTGGGAGCATCCGCACAGTCCGTCGATTTCAACATGCTGAAGAATCCGCCGAAGGATAGCTGGCCTGGCTTTCATGGCGATTACAGCGGTCGCCGCCACAGCGCGCTGACTCAGATCAACACCGGGAACGTACAAAACATGACGCCGGCGTGGACTTTTCAGACTGGCCAGACACAGCCCATTAAGGCGACTCCAATTCTTGTTGATGGCATTCTTTACTTCACGATGCCCGACAACATCTGGGCCATTGATGCGCGCACCGGTCATACCATCTGGCACTTCACCGCCCCACCGAATAAAGCTTTTCATATTGGTCAGCGCGGCGTAAGCATCCTGAAGGACAAGATCTACTACATGTCCAGCGACGCGCACGCGATGGCGCTCGACGCAAAGACCGGCAAAGTGCTGTGGGATGTTGTGGTCGCCGATTCAAACAAGGGACAGTGGTCGACAATGTCGCCGCTGATCGTCGGCAACCATGTGATCGTGGGTGCGTCAGGCGACTTCGACAATCTGCAAGGATTCATTCGTTCGCTCGATCCAGACACCGGTGCCACGCAGTGGAACTGGGTTGCAACCGATCCGGTTGGGACCAAGGGTAAGACCACTGGCGGCAACGTGTGGATGACCGGCACGTACGATCCCGATCTGCACCTGATGTACTGGGGCACAGGCAATCCAACGCCCGTACTGAACGGCAAACCACGCCCTGGCGACAACCTCTACACATGCAGCATCGTTGCGCTGGATCCGGATACCGGAACACTGAAGTGGGCTTTCCAGCCTTCGCCGCATGACACGCATGATTGGGACGCCGTTGAGATTCCGGTTTTGGCGGATGTGGATTTCAAAGGCCAGAAGCGCAAGGTGCTGATGCAGGCATCGCGCAACGGCTACTTCTTTGTGATTGACCGCACGAATGGCAAGTCGCTAGTGACTGCTCCGTTTGGTCCTGTGAACTGGTCCAAGGGCGTGGATGAACGCGGTGAGCCAATTCCCGATCCCGAGAAAGAACCTGCTCCAGATGGTCGTCTGATTGCCCCGGATGAAGGCGGTATGACGAACTTCCGTTCGCCAAGCTTCGATCCAAAAACTGGCTTGTTCATTGTGAGCGCATCGCCCAGCTACAGCGTGTATTTCAGCAAACCGGCGGATGGAGCCTACGGCTGGGCAGGCGCTGACTACGGCGTGTGGAGCAAGGGTGTCCTGGAGGCCATTGACTATCGGACCGGCAAGATTCGTTGGTCGCATGAGCTTGGCCGTCGCGCAGGTTCTGGCGTGATGACAACCGATGGTGGGCTGACCTTCAGCGGAGACGCGGACGGTAACTTCCTGGGTCTTGATACCGCCACAGGAAAAACGTTGTGGCACTCCGGCACCGGCGGCAACATTTCATCCACGCCCATTACTTATGAACTGGATGGCAAGCAGGTAGTTCTGATGAGCAGCGGCGGCGTGATGTATGCATGGACACTGCCTGGTTATCCAACAGCCAAAGGCACAGGCACGAAAAAAGCAGCGAAATAACTGCGAGGAGCGGTTCCATGAAGAAGTTCGGAATGGCAATCATGGCTGGCGTATTGTGCGCTGGGCAGGCATGGGCAGCACAGCACATCCGCGTTTTGATTGTGGATGGTGAAAGCGCCGCTCCGTACCATAACTGGGCCGCTATTACGCCGGTTCTGAAGAAGGAACTGGACGAGGTTGGCATCTTCGATACGGAAGTGCTCACTGCACCGCCAAAGGGCGCCGACTTTAGCACATTCCATCCGGATTGGAAGAAGTATGGCGTCATTGTGCTGAACTACGACGCGCCAGACGAGCGTTGGCCAGATGACGTGAAGACCAGCTTCGAGCAGTACATGAAGGGCGGCGGAGGTCTGGTCATCATTCACGCAGCGGACAATGCCTTTCCTCATTGGAAGGCCTACAACCAGATGGTTGGCATAGGTGGTTGGCGCGGACGTAAGGAAGATGCTGGTCCGCATTGGGTATGGAAGGACGGCAAAGTGGTGCCTCTAGAAGACACTGGCCACAATGCGATGCATGGCTTGCGCAAGCCGTTTCTCGTAACGGTTCGCGATACAAAGAACCCCGTTATGCGCGGCTTGCCGACAACCTGGATGCACATGGGCGATGAACTCTACGGATACCTGCGCGGTCCCGGCGGTATGACCGTGCTGGCCACGGCCTATTCTGATCCCGCGAATCATGGCACTGGCGAGAATGAGCCTATGGTAATGACCTCGACCTTCGGCAAAGGACGCACCTTCCACACAGCGTGGGGACACGACGTGTATGCGCAAAGCTCCACGGATTCTGTCGTGCTCTTCCAGCGCGGCGTGGAGTGGGCGGCCACCGGCAAGGTGACACAGGCTGTGCCAGCGACGTTCCCCACGGCAAATACGGTGAGCTTCCGAGCCGACCTGGCCGCGATGGATCCGAACGCTGCAAAGGGCGCAAATCCGCTGGATATGACGATGCCTGCACGTCCCATGGGACCTCGTCCGGCAGGTGCTACCGGTGCTGCGGCACCCGGCACGCCGACACAGGCACCTCCGCAACGGTAATATTGTCGGGAACGCCGCAGGAGATTTCATGAAGACGATCAAGGGGCCAGCCATCTTTCTGGCGCAGTTTGCGGGCGACGAATCGCCCTTCAACAACCTGAACGAGATTGCACAGTGGGCCGCATCACTCGGCTATAAGGGCGTGCAGATCCCAAGCTGGGATGGACGCCTGTTTGACCTGAAGAAGGCAGCAGAGAGCAAGACCTACTGCGACGAGGTGCTCGGCACACTCGCATCGCATGGTGTTGCGCTTACCGAGCTTTCGACTCATCTTCAAGGTCAGCTTGTCGCCGTACATCCCGCGTACGATGCCCTCTTCGACAGCTTTGCCCCGGCCGAAGTTCATAACAATTCGAAGGCACGCACAGAATGGGCTGTTCAGCAGCTCAAGTATGCGGCGAAGGCTTCGGCGAATCTCGGTTTGCAGGCGCATGCGACCTTCTCTGGTGCACTGGCATGGCCGTATCTATATCCATGGCCGCAGCGTCCTGCGGGCCTGGTGGAAACAGCATTTGGTGAACTGGCCAAGCGCTGGACGCCGATCCTGAACACCTTCGACGAAAACGGTATCGACCTCTGCTACGAGATTCATCCCGGCGAAGATCTGCATGATGGCGCTTCGTTCGAGATGTTCCTGGAAGCGGTCAAGAATCATCCGCGTTGCAACCTGCTGTTTGACCCGAGCCACTTTGTACTGCAGCAGTTGGACTATCTGGAATACATCGACCTGTATCACGAACGTATTCGCATGTTCCATGTGAAGGATGCGGAGTTTCGTCCGTCGGGACGCCAGGGCGTTTATGGTGGCTTCCAGTCGTGGGCAAACCGCGCAGGACGCTTCCGTTCACTGGGCGATGGGCAGGTGGATTTCGGCGCCATTTTCTCCAAACTGACACAGTATGGCTTCGATGGTTGGGCAGTGCTGGAGTGGGAGTGCTGCATTAAGGACTCCTCACAGGGTGCTCGTGAAGGTGCTCCGTTTATTGCAAAGCACATCATTCAGGCCGTGGATAGAGCATTCGACGATTTCGCTGGTGCTGAAACGGACGACAACATGCTGCGTAAGCTGCTGGGACTGTAAGAGGAGATCGAAAGAATCATGGCAAAGCTGCAACGACGTCTTCGTCTGGGTATGGTGGGCGGTGGGCCCGGAGCCTTCATCGGCGCGGTTCACCGTATGGCCGCACGCTTGGACGACCGCTTTGAACTGGTGGCTGCGGCTCTCTCCTCTGATCCGGAAAAGTCAAAGAGTTTCGCGAAAGAGATCCACGTGCCACGCGCCTATGGAAGCTATCAGGAGATGGCCGAGGCGGAAGCAAAGCACCCGGAACCCATCGACGTAGTAGCCATTGTTACACCGAACAGCACGCATTATCCCGTTGCCAAGGCATTCCTCAATGCAGGCATCCCCGTCATGTGCGACAAGCCTATGACGATGACCGTGGATGAAGCCGAAGATTTGGCTGCGATCGTGCACAAGTCTGGCCTTACCTTCGGCCTGACGCATACGTACTCCGGCTATCCCATGGTTCGCCAGATGCGCGAAATGATTCTGGACGGTGCACTGGGCAAGATTCGCATGATCAATGTCGCCTACGTACAGGGCTGGCTCTCCACTCCGGTAGAGCAGACCGGTGCAAAGCAGGCTGAATGGCGTACCGATCCCACCAAGAGCGGTAAAGGCGGAGCACTTGGCGACATTGCAACACATGCTTACCACATTGCTCTCTTCACCACGGGCCTCAAGGCGGAGTCCATCGCTGCTGATGTGACCACCTTCGTCCCGGGTCGCCGCCTCGATGACAACGTTCAGGCGATGATCCGTTTTGAAGGCGGAGCCAAAGCTTCTCTGATCGCATCGCAGATCGCCGCAGGCATTGAGAACGACCTTACGCTTCGCATCCATGGCGAGCTCGGCAGCTTTGAGTGGCATCAGGAGAATCCGAACTACCTCATTCACTCGCCGCTGAACGACGCGCCACGCACCATTACGCGCGGCGGTCCGACAGCCGGACCGTGGGCCGTTTACAGCACGCGTGTTCCCTCCGGTCATCCGGAAGGCTATCTGGAGGCATTCGGCCAGCTTTACAAGGATCTAGCCGAACTGCTGGCAGCCAAGCTGGAAGATCGTGAACCGAATCCCATATCGAAGCTCTTGCCGGACGTACAGGACGGCGTTCGCGGTATGCGTTTCATTGATGCCGTACTTGCCTCCTCTGAAAACGGGTCGGCCTGGACAAAGCTGTAGTAACAACGCCGGAACAATCGGCCAAATGGCGTAGCATGTTGGAAATACACTCATGAAGTCTTCTGCACCCAGGCAAAACGGTACTCGTCCCATGCGTGGCATTCGCAGGATCGATCTTGCCTCGGTGCAGCCAGCTTCCAGCGAGATAGCACGCGACATCAATCGCGACATCATCCTGGAACTGATCCGCTTCAAACAACCGCTGGCCCGGGCAGACCTGTCGCGCCTGTCCGGGTTACGTCCCAGTACCGTTTCCAAAATCGTCGAACAGCTGGTGCAAGAGAACTGGGTGCAGGAGGGCGCTGTCATCAAGGCAGCGCGTGGGCGTCCATCCACCATGCTTTCAGTGAACAGTGCCATGGTCACGTTCGCACTCGACCTGCGCCCGGATCGAGCCATTCTTGCTGTAGTCGATCTGAGTGGGCGCTTTCTTTCACGCGAAACCATTCCCACGTACTCCGATCTGGCTCGCACCGTTGCTCAGATCGGCAAACGCATGCGCGCTTTGCGTGAAGAACATTCCACCAAGTCCTTCGAGGGCGTTGGTGTTAGCGTACCCGGCCGCATGCATCCGGCGACGCAGCGCGTAGTGCTGGCACCAAACATGAAGTGGCACGACTTCGATCTGAAATCTGCGCTTGAGATCGAATCCGGCCTGCAGGTGGAGATTGATAACGATGCGAATGTCTGCTTGATCTCCGAGCTCTGGTACGGACGGCTCGAGGGCGTTAAGAACGTCGTCCTTGTTGCCGTGGCAGAAGGCGTGGGAGCCGCAATCCTTGCTGGTGGACATATGCAATCCGGATACAACGGGTTGGCCGGTGAGTTTGGCCATGTGTCTGTTGATCCTGCCGGACCGCAGTGTCAGTGCGGGCAAAACGGATGCTGGGAGATGGTCTCCTCCTCGCGTGCTGCGATCCGTTATTACAACGCTGGCGGTCGCAAGAAGGTGCAGAACATCTACGAACTGCTGCGGCAGATGGAAGATGGCGATGCACTGGCTCGAGAAGCCATCACAGAACAGGCGCGCGCGCTTGGCCGTGGTCTTCGCATGGTGACTGCCACCCTCTCACCGGAGCTGATTCTTGTTGTAGGTGACATTACCGCAGCATGGGATCTCTGCGGCCCAATCATAGAACGGGAAATGTCCTCGTCGATGCTGGCCGGAGATCCACCGCAGCTCCGTGCAGCGGGTGATGCAGAACTAGCGCGTCTGAGCGGCGGCGCAGCCATGCTCATGCAGCGGCATGCTGGCTATCACCGTTCGACCCATGAACGAGCCCTCCCCATCCCGGCCTAGTCCAACAGAGCCATGGCACCGGTATTACTTCTTCTCCGGGAGTAATATCTCCTTCGGCAGAATGCGGTGTTGCGCGTTGACATCACCTATGTTGGTACATATATTTTCTGGTATAAACAAAATCGCCTTTCGCGAATGCTTCCACCTTTACTGGAACCCGCGGATAGCTAGCGCGATCCATGAGAGGAAGTAGCAAAATGTACCTTGGAATTGACTGCGGTACCCAGGGCACAAAAGCTCTCCTCATCGACACCGATGGCAAAGCTCACGGTCGCGGCTATGCGAAGCATGCGTTGATCGAACGGGACAACGGAGCGCGCGAGCAGGAACCGCGCTGGTGGGTGGATGCGCTAATCGCCTCTGTGCAGCAGGCCGTTTCCGGCGACGGAAAGGGAGTCGTTGCACTCTCTGTATCTGGTCAGCAACATGGACTCGTCATTCTTGATGAACAGAAGAATGTAATTCGCCCTGCAAAGCTTTGGAACGATACAGAAACTGCCGCACAAAATGCTGCGTTGATTGAGAAGCTCGGCGGTGCCTCGGCTGTTCTAGAGCGCTACGGCATTCTTCCACTTACGGGATATACCGTATCGAAGCTGCTCTGGATCAAAGAAAACGAGCCGGAGAACTTCACACGCATCCGCCACATTCTGTTGCCGCATGAATATTTGAATTTCTGGCTGACAGGAAACATCGTTGCAGAATACGGGGATGCTTCCGGCACAGCATTCTTCGACGTGCGAACACGCGTATGGATCGCAGAGATTCTCGATGCAATCGACGATGGATCGGGCCTTCTACATGCGGCACTCCCGCCATTGGTCGGAGCCGACGCTATCGTGGGAACTGTTCGTTCTGAGGTTGCCGCAGAGCTTGGAATTTCGCCTAAGTGCGTTGTGGCAAGTGGTGGCGGCGACAACATGATGGGCGCCATTGGCACAGGCAATGTTCGTGAAGGCGTGGTCACACTGAGCCTTGGCACTTCATCCACGGTCTATTCGTATC of the Terriglobus sp. TAA 43 genome contains:
- a CDS encoding Gfo/Idh/MocA family protein, whose product is MAKLQRRLRLGMVGGGPGAFIGAVHRMAARLDDRFELVAAALSSDPEKSKSFAKEIHVPRAYGSYQEMAEAEAKHPEPIDVVAIVTPNSTHYPVAKAFLNAGIPVMCDKPMTMTVDEAEDLAAIVHKSGLTFGLTHTYSGYPMVRQMREMILDGALGKIRMINVAYVQGWLSTPVEQTGAKQAEWRTDPTKSGKGGALGDIATHAYHIALFTTGLKAESIAADVTTFVPGRRLDDNVQAMIRFEGGAKASLIASQIAAGIENDLTLRIHGELGSFEWHQENPNYLIHSPLNDAPRTITRGGPTAGPWAVYSTRVPSGHPEGYLEAFGQLYKDLAELLAAKLEDREPNPISKLLPDVQDGVRGMRFIDAVLASSENGSAWTKL
- a CDS encoding ROK family protein, encoding MKSSAPRQNGTRPMRGIRRIDLASVQPASSEIARDINRDIILELIRFKQPLARADLSRLSGLRPSTVSKIVEQLVQENWVQEGAVIKAARGRPSTMLSVNSAMVTFALDLRPDRAILAVVDLSGRFLSRETIPTYSDLARTVAQIGKRMRALREEHSTKSFEGVGVSVPGRMHPATQRVVLAPNMKWHDFDLKSALEIESGLQVEIDNDANVCLISELWYGRLEGVKNVVLVAVAEGVGAAILAGGHMQSGYNGLAGEFGHVSVDPAGPQCQCGQNGCWEMVSSSRAAIRYYNAGGRKKVQNIYELLRQMEDGDALAREAITEQARALGRGLRMVTATLSPELILVVGDITAAWDLCGPIIEREMSSSMLAGDPPQLRAAGDAELARLSGGAAMLMQRHAGYHRSTHERALPIPA
- the xylB gene encoding xylulokinase, producing MYLGIDCGTQGTKALLIDTDGKAHGRGYAKHALIERDNGAREQEPRWWVDALIASVQQAVSGDGKGVVALSVSGQQHGLVILDEQKNVIRPAKLWNDTETAAQNAALIEKLGGASAVLERYGILPLTGYTVSKLLWIKENEPENFTRIRHILLPHEYLNFWLTGNIVAEYGDASGTAFFDVRTRVWIAEILDAIDDGSGLLHAALPPLVGADAIVGTVRSEVAAELGISPKCVVASGGGDNMMGAIGTGNVREGVVTLSLGTSSTVYSYRDTPLVATNGSVAPFCSSSGGWLPLVCTMNATNVVTQTLHLLGLTVEDIDPVLGDTAPGASGLTFLPFLNGERTPDLPNAQGSLHGISAVNYSPANLLRSAIEGVTFGILNGLDLILDGKPATKILVIGGGARSRQWRQMLADATGATIQVPLEDEAGCLGAAIQAMFAKSVQDGAPASFVELCDRMVKVDESKTAQAREGHLSLYRAARYRYNTCLFAAYPELQSDSSH